A DNA window from Castanea sativa cultivar Marrone di Chiusa Pesio chromosome 7, ASM4071231v1 contains the following coding sequences:
- the LOC142644479 gene encoding uncharacterized protein LOC142644479, whose product MVTIYVRYHITIVAVRTNITTDQSALLALKAHITDDPHKTLASNWSTSTSTSVCNWIGITCGSKHLRVTALNLSHMGLSGTIAPQVGKLTFLSHLSFRNNNFHGSLPNELASLRRLEVVSFGLNNFSGMLPSWLGFLSKLEVLYAYANSFNGTIPESLGNISSLKVLHLSENNLSGRIPKSLGNCTSLEIIHLDDNDFTGEIPQEIVTLTNLTEVTLANNSLTGHIPNATFNSSKIEVISLYMNQLSGNLPSSIGHRLPNLRVLYLWGNRLEGIIPNSISNASMLTELELGANYFYGSIPNTLGNLRQLERLNLVNNFFTRESSTLELSFLSSLTNCVNLKSIVVADNPLNGTLPNLKGNFSTSLEEFVASNCNIKGIIPIEIGNLSNLMALHLEANELTGPIPTIVGNLGNLQGLFLQNNRIHGSIPNDICHLRKLVDLHLNQNELFGSIPTCWGNLSSLQNLYLDSNQLTSIPSSFWSLRDILRINLSSNSLNGYLPLDVGKLEHVTQMDLSWNKLSGEIPAIKGLCSLVNLSLAHNNFQGPIPQSFGNLISMERLDLSDNYFSGEIPKSLIGLKCLKYFNVSFNRLQGEIPSRGVFNQFSASSFMGNQALCGPPQLQVPPCKRSSKTTTAVIVRYILPAMIGAILALFLIFVLMRGQKRDAKRKGQGDLLPLATWRRITKLELEQATNGFSETNLVGKGSFGLVYKGTLSDGTTVAIKVFNLNIEGGFKSFEAECDVLCSIRHRNLVKIISSCSSNDFKALVLEYMPKGSLQKWLYSHNYFLDMLERLSMMIDVASSLEYLHHGCPLPIVHCDLKPSNILLNKDTVALVSDFGISKFLGNEDSMTQTMTLATIGYMAPEYGSQGIISTRGDVYSYGILLMETFTRKNPTDEMFAGEMNLKGWVRQSLPHSVTEVIDSNLLKRGEENFNAKLDCMLSIMQLAMACSTEAPEERSNMRDVVRTLKNIKLKFLKDVEKNDN is encoded by the exons ATGGTTACCATATATGTAAGATACCATATAACAATTGTGGCAGTAAGGACCAACATCACCACAGACCAATCAGCTCTCCTTGCTCTCAAAGCCCATATCACTGATGACCCTCACAAAACCTTGGCAAGCAATTGGTCTACCTCTACCTCTACCTCTGTTTGCAACTGGATTGGGATCACTTGTGGTTCCAAACACCTTAGAGTCACTGCCTTGAATCTTTCTCACATGGGTCTTTCAGGAACCATTGCACCACAAGTGGGAAAACTAACATTCTTGTCTCATTTATCCTTcagaaacaacaattttcatggTTCTCTGCCCAACGAGTTAGCTTCTTTGCGTCGGTTGGAAGTTGTCAGCTTTGGATTGAACAACTTTTCTGGAATGTTACCATCATGGCTTGGGTTCTTATCTAAACTTGAAGTGTTGTATGCTTATGCGAACAGTTTTAATGGTACTATTCCAGAATCTCTAGGCAACATATCGTCACTGAAAGTACTTCATCTCAGCGAAAACAATCTTTCAG GAAGGATTCCAAAAAGTTTGGGAAACTGTACTTCCCTAGAGATAATTCACTTGGACGATAACGACTTTACAG GTGAAATACCACAGGAGATTGTGACTCTTACAAATCTAACAGAAGTAACCTTGGCCAATAACAGCTTAACTGGTCACATCCCAAATGCAACCTTCAACAGTTCAAAAATTGAAGTCATTAGTCTATACATGAACCAGCTCTCAGGAAATCTTCCATCAAGCATAGGTCACAGGCTTCCGAATCTTAGGGTGCTTTACTTATGGGGTAATAGACTAGAAGGAATAATCCCCAATTCTATCTCAAATGCTTCTATGCTCACCGAACTTGAGTTGGGTGCAAATTATTTCTATGGCTCTATTCCTAATACCCTGGGAAATTTAAGGCAATTGGAGAGACTCAACTTAgtcaacaatttttttactaGAGAATCATCAACTCTAGAATTGAgttttctttcatctttgacAAATTGCGTAAATTTGAAAAGTATAGTGGTAGCAGATAACCCACTGAATGGAACCCTTCCAAATCTCAAAGGCAATTTTTCTACTTCTCTTGAAGAATTTGTAGCATCTAATTGCAACATTAAGGGCATAATTCCAATAGAAATTGGTAATTTAAGCAATTTGATGGCCCTACACCTAGAAGCCAATGAATTGACTGGACCTATTCCAACTATAGTTGGAAATCTGGGAAATCTCCAAGGTTTGTTTCTTCAAAACAATAGAATCCATGGGTCAATCCCAAATGATATTTGTCATTTGAGGAAATTGGTTGATTTACATTTAAATCAAAATGAGCTCTTTGGATCAATTCCAACATGTTGGGGAAATCTTTCTTCACTTCAAAATCTGTATTTGGATTCCAACCAACTGACTTCCATACCCTCATCGTTTTGGAGTCTTAGAGACATACTACGAATAAACTTGTCATCCAATTCTTTAAATGGTTATCTACCATTAGATGTTGGGAAACTAGAGCATGTAACACAAATGGACTTATCATGGAATAAACTATCAGGTGAAATTCCTGCTATTAAAGGCCTATGTTCTTTGGTTAACCTCTCTTTAGCGCATAACAATTTCCAGGGTCCTATTCCTCAATCATTTGGTAATTTGATAAGCATGGAACGCTTGGATCTATCTGATAACTACTTTTCAGGAGAAATTCCCAAGTCTCTAATAGGACTCAAATGCCTCAAGTATTTCAATGTGTCTTTCAATAGATTGCAAGGTGAAATTCCTTCTAGAGGTGTTTTTAATCAATTCTCAGCATCATCATTCATGGGAAATCAAGCATTATGTGGTCCACCCCAACTGCAAGTTCCACCATGTAAAAGAAGTTCAAAGACAACCACTGCAGTTATAGTAAGGTATATTCTCCCAGCAATGATAGGAGCAATACTTGCATTATTccttatatttgttttaatgagaggGCAAAAGAGGGATGCAAAACGAAAAGGTCAAGGAGATTTGTTACCTCTAGCAACATGGAGAAGAATAACAAAGCTAGAACTTGAACAAGCAACAAATGGATTCAGCGAAACTAACTTAGTTGGGAAAGGGAGTTTTGGCTTAGTGTATAAAGGTACACTTTCAGATGGGACTACTGTTgcaataaaggtttttaatttgaatatagaAGGAGGGTTTAAGAGTTTTGAAGCTGAATGTGATGTATTGTGCAGTATTCGCCACCGAAATCTTGTGAAAATCATTAGTAGTTGTAGTAGCAATGATTTTAAAGCCTTGGTACTAGAGTACATGCCCAAGGGGAGCCTTCAGAAATGGTTGTATTCTCATAACTACTTCTTGGATATGCTAGAAAGATTGAGCATGATGATAGATGTTGCATCATCATTGGAGTATCTCCATCATGGCTGTCCTTTACCTATTGTTCATTGTGATTTGAAGCCAAGCAATATTCTCCTAAACAAAGATACAGTAGCACTTGTAAGTGACTTTGGCATTTCAAAATTCTTAGGCAATGAGGACTCTATGACACAAACCATGACATTGGCCACTATTGGTTACATGGCACCAG AGTATGGATCACAAGGGATTATTTCCACACGTGGTGACGTGTATAGTTATGGCATTTTGTTAATGGAAACATTCACAAGAAAGAATCCCACAGATGAAATGTTTGCCGGAGAAATGAACCTAAAAGGTTGGGTAAGACAATCACTACCCCATTCAGTAACTGAAGTTATAGATTCTAATTTGCTGAAGAGAGGTGAAGAGAATTTTAATGCTAAGCTGGATTGTATGTTGTCCATTATGCAATTGGCTATGGCTTGTTCAACAGAGGCACCTGAAGAGAGGTCAAACATGAGAGATGTCGTAAGAACactcaaaaatatcaaattgaagtttCTAAAGGATGTTGAGAAGAATGACAACTGA